A window from Methanobrevibacter sp. V74 encodes these proteins:
- a CDS encoding DUF2357 domain-containing protein yields MIEQKVIIQLVDEDSNEFGTLTVSSLDYNGNHNSNLDISHSISLNNVPVVDEPDNITPIQYCPNIGANFAKLMFLEETEYQILFESEDVKSSFEVLYSLTKVNDNHFKEFRFSLGNSNQYKIAGTLNFRSYVGKSFLDVKKDGITSTKIPIEVRSKKIDYLNQYSTMIADLSQYSLNLLFEINSQLYQEFELDYRQKETYYEDFMFLEYLFRQENLPSIFEYLSKNLHSHLKTHAETVPLSFASNVNQNTLKNIVSNPNDLFKSDADFKIVHRLNGICSP; encoded by the coding sequence ATGATTGAGCAAAAAGTTATTATTCAACTTGTTGATGAGGATTCAAATGAATTTGGAACATTGACGGTCAGTTCACTAGATTACAATGGTAATCATAATTCTAATCTGGATATTTCACATTCAATATCATTAAATAATGTTCCTGTTGTCGATGAACCAGATAATATAACTCCAATTCAATATTGTCCAAATATTGGAGCTAATTTTGCTAAATTAATGTTTTTAGAAGAAACAGAGTATCAAATACTATTCGAATCAGAAGATGTAAAATCTAGTTTCGAAGTGTTATATTCACTAACTAAAGTTAACGATAATCATTTCAAAGAGTTTAGATTCTCATTAGGGAATAGTAATCAGTATAAAATCGCTGGAACTCTAAATTTTAGAAGCTATGTTGGAAAATCATTTTTAGATGTTAAAAAAGATGGGATAACTTCTACTAAAATTCCAATTGAAGTTAGATCTAAAAAAATTGATTATCTCAATCAATACTCTACTATGATCGCTGATTTATCACAATATTCATTAAATTTATTATTTGAGATTAACTCACAGTTATACCAAGAATTTGAACTTGATTACAGACAAAAAGAAACATATTATGAGGACTTCATGTTTTTAGAATATCTATTCCGACAAGAAAATCTCCCATCAATTTTTGAATATCTGTCTAAAAACTTACATTCTCATCTTAAAACTCATGCTGAAACGGTTCCATTATCTTTTGCATCTAATGTTAATCAAAATACTTTAAAAAATATTGTATCTAATCCAAATGATCTGTTTAAATCAGATGCTGATTTTAAAATTGTTCATAGATTAAATGGGATATGTTCCCCATGA